In Bos indicus isolate NIAB-ARS_2022 breed Sahiwal x Tharparkar chromosome 19, NIAB-ARS_B.indTharparkar_mat_pri_1.0, whole genome shotgun sequence, the following proteins share a genomic window:
- the RPL38 gene encoding large ribosomal subunit protein eL38, with translation MPRKIEEIKDFLLTARRKDAKSVKIKKNKDNVKFKVRCSRYLYTLVITDKEKAEKLKQSLPPGLAVKELK, from the exons ATG CCTCGCAAAATTGAGGAAATCAAGGACTTTCTGCTCACAGCCCGCCGCAAGGACGCCAAGT CCGTCAAGATCaagaaaaataaggataatgTGAAGTTTAAAGTTCGATGCAGCAGATACCTTTACACCTTGGTCATCACAGacaaagagaaggcagagaagctGAAGCAGTCCCTGCCCCCCG GTTTGGCGGTGAAGGAGCTGAAATGA